In a genomic window of Puniceicoccus vermicola:
- a CDS encoding PstA family ABC transporter permease, with product MNDSSTEKDKVKNSPFGRRPTRAKTIQAVSFWGFRAITYGIVIFATYIFADITWNGSKTVFKSSFPFVNTEFFTGFPETLYVFDWYTVETDQGMEEMSGEQLSKAVRDENRAISQIDYHHGKFVFLFNYQEQAPMAPAEFSSFLKEQGVNLQIKSYEELEMASTTFDDWRREKGIPLDDYVGAENYAYSGGGILPNIVGTFMLTIGAVLIALVLGTFAAIFLSEYSRPGRMLSTIRLSILNLAGVPSIVFGIFGFGAFVLTAPVFTDAPSEDTLMSMGTPIKNVETVSIVPRDKAEHYDGKAVLERNPDAEEFAVTTERWKLFGIPLPGKEFISMTPASEKTTAKTEVVSPVVFSFQGWNVSLMAGAFTLAFMVLPVIIAASEESLRAIPKGFREGSLALGATKWTSIRTNVLPYAMPGILTSSILGITRVAGETAPIMFTAAYASAPGMPWDSGFWNMFMQPVMALPYHIYVVSLKIPQNEYTEKMQYGTAFVFMIIVGLIAFASIILRVRARKKYQW from the coding sequence ATGAACGACTCTTCTACAGAAAAAGATAAGGTGAAGAACTCGCCCTTTGGGCGGCGTCCCACCCGGGCAAAGACGATTCAGGCGGTCTCCTTCTGGGGATTTCGCGCGATCACATACGGGATCGTCATTTTCGCCACCTACATTTTCGCCGATATCACCTGGAACGGCTCCAAGACGGTGTTCAAGTCGAGCTTTCCTTTCGTCAACACCGAGTTCTTTACCGGGTTTCCGGAGACGCTGTATGTCTTTGATTGGTATACGGTCGAAACGGATCAGGGCATGGAGGAAATGTCCGGCGAGCAGCTCAGTAAGGCGGTTCGTGATGAAAACCGGGCCATTTCTCAGATCGACTACCATCATGGTAAGTTTGTCTTTCTCTTCAACTATCAGGAGCAGGCACCGATGGCTCCGGCGGAGTTCTCTAGCTTCCTGAAAGAGCAGGGGGTCAATCTCCAGATCAAATCCTACGAGGAGCTGGAAATGGCTTCCACGACTTTCGACGATTGGCGCCGGGAGAAGGGGATCCCGCTGGACGACTATGTCGGGGCGGAGAACTATGCCTACTCGGGCGGAGGGATTCTTCCAAACATCGTCGGGACCTTTATGTTGACCATTGGAGCGGTTCTCATCGCTCTGGTGCTCGGCACCTTCGCCGCCATCTTCCTGAGCGAATACTCCAGACCGGGTCGGATGCTCAGCACGATCCGCCTCTCAATCCTCAACTTGGCTGGTGTTCCCTCGATCGTATTCGGGATCTTCGGTTTTGGGGCCTTCGTCTTAACCGCGCCGGTCTTTACGGATGCACCCAGTGAGGATACGCTGATGAGTATGGGCACTCCCATCAAGAACGTGGAGACCGTTTCCATCGTTCCGCGTGATAAGGCCGAGCACTACGATGGTAAGGCTGTTCTGGAAAGGAATCCCGACGCCGAGGAGTTTGCTGTGACTACCGAACGTTGGAAGCTTTTTGGCATTCCTCTCCCCGGGAAGGAGTTCATCTCGATGACGCCCGCCTCGGAGAAAACAACGGCGAAGACCGAGGTCGTGAGTCCCGTAGTCTTCAGTTTTCAAGGGTGGAACGTCTCCTTGATGGCGGGTGCGTTTACATTGGCCTTCATGGTCCTTCCGGTAATTATCGCCGCGAGTGAGGAATCGTTGCGGGCCATCCCCAAAGGATTCCGGGAAGGCTCCTTGGCTCTCGGGGCGACGAAGTGGACCTCTATCCGGACCAACGTCCTGCCTTATGCCATGCCGGGAATTCTGACTTCCTCGATTCTGGGGATTACCCGGGTCGCCGGGGAAACCGCTCCGATCATGTTCACGGCGGCCTACGCCTCCGCTCCCGGGATGCCTTGGGATAGTGGCTTCTGGAATATGTTTATGCAGCCGGTCATGGCTCTCCCGTATCACATCTATGTGGTGAGCTTGAAGATTCCACAGAATGAATACACCGAGAAAATGCAGTATGGGACGGCCTTCGTCTTTATGATCATCGTCGGGCTCATTGCATTTGCGTCGATCATCCTTCGAGTCCGTGCCCGCAAGAAATACCAGTGGTAA
- a CDS encoding phosphate ABC transporter substrate-binding protein, giving the protein MNQKLKFLSSIGLATGLALSSAVADTIVIKGSDTLGAKMVPQIAEAFKAQNPSIDFAIAAEGSSTGVAAIIDGTAEIGMSSRDVKDSEMAKAEANGVHIMKTTVALDGIGVIVNESNPITEISLDQVEAIFTGDVSDWASMTGKPGQISCYTRNTSSGTYAVFKQLAMDGREYAVNSQKMAGNEQIASEVANNPNGVGYVGLAYIDTPGVKVVPVNGMAPDNPKYPLARPLYYLTNGFPTDADVAKFINFTLSLAGQQIVKKVDFIPVK; this is encoded by the coding sequence ATGAACCAGAAATTAAAATTCCTCAGCTCCATCGGACTGGCGACAGGGCTCGCTCTTTCCTCAGCTGTAGCCGATACTATCGTCATCAAGGGATCCGACACACTCGGTGCCAAGATGGTTCCGCAGATCGCGGAAGCCTTCAAGGCTCAGAACCCTTCCATTGACTTCGCCATCGCCGCTGAAGGTTCCTCCACTGGAGTGGCTGCCATCATCGACGGCACCGCCGAAATCGGCATGTCGAGCCGCGACGTCAAGGATTCGGAAATGGCCAAGGCGGAAGCTAATGGTGTTCACATCATGAAGACCACCGTGGCTCTCGACGGTATCGGCGTCATTGTTAACGAGTCGAACCCGATCACCGAAATTAGCCTCGACCAAGTCGAAGCGATCTTCACCGGCGACGTCTCTGACTGGGCTTCCATGACCGGTAAGCCAGGCCAGATCTCCTGCTACACTCGTAACACTTCCTCCGGAACTTACGCGGTCTTCAAGCAGTTGGCTATGGACGGTCGTGAATACGCCGTGAATTCCCAAAAGATGGCCGGTAACGAGCAAATCGCTTCCGAAGTCGCCAACAACCCGAATGGCGTTGGCTATGTCGGTCTTGCTTACATCGACACTCCAGGGGTGAAGGTCGTTCCGGTTAACGGCATGGCTCCCGACAACCCAAAGTATCCTTTGGCTCGTCCTCTTTACTACCTGACCAACGGTTTCCCAACCGACGCTGACGTTGCGAAGTTCATCAACTTCACACTCAGCCTCGCCGGTCAGCAGATCGTCAAGAAGGTTGACTTCATTCCCGTCAAGTAA
- the pstC gene encoding phosphate ABC transporter permease subunit PstC → MGDKKSEFSGKSLSRSNRFQMMGLNSGDFIRYFFGGNAFVALLILGLITIFLFKEGAGFFGQYREDLKVYQRAGLQYVDIIGEQTGDYIALKQFYDKIRNDQIAIYYDEGKEFAEIKEKLADEFTFGQEFSAAGRPLERLLSEMRTIAKVTKDDYYANKSNLERRNNLIAAGKEDLAQNIPITDFTEEYWRERVAPLKAKFDEYLAITSEMEVQLAELEGEVPDATIEKFEKDVKRFRTLLPKFVEQYPVYVEKLQNWEQFEPVPMYRSVFAFLFGKRWLTGTSWQEFYGILPLLSGSFLIAVIAIAISVPFSVGAAIYVNQIATKKEQNFIKPYIEFIEALPSIVLGFFGIVVFGEVLQNLLGLEQRLNAFVAGVLLALMAVPTIFTLTEDAINNVPRAFKESSFAMGATSLQTTIRVIVPTALSGIISACLLGFGRVIGETMVVLLVAGNRIKIPDLGLGPAVIFEPVHTMTGIIAQELPEVVNGSLHYRALFMVGIVLFFIALLINFIAQKVVKRFKVSAD, encoded by the coding sequence ATGGGTGACAAGAAGAGCGAATTTTCCGGCAAATCGCTGAGTCGATCGAATCGGTTCCAAATGATGGGGCTCAATTCGGGCGACTTCATCCGATACTTTTTCGGAGGCAATGCATTTGTCGCACTGCTGATTCTCGGCTTGATTACGATCTTTCTCTTCAAGGAAGGAGCAGGGTTCTTCGGGCAATATCGCGAAGACCTGAAGGTCTACCAACGGGCAGGCCTGCAATATGTCGATATTATCGGCGAACAGACGGGGGACTACATCGCCCTCAAACAATTTTACGACAAGATCCGGAACGATCAAATCGCGATCTACTACGATGAGGGTAAAGAGTTTGCCGAGATCAAGGAGAAGCTGGCGGACGAGTTTACGTTCGGGCAGGAATTCTCTGCAGCGGGTCGTCCCCTCGAGCGCTTGCTCTCGGAGATGCGGACGATCGCTAAGGTGACGAAGGATGATTACTACGCGAATAAGTCGAATCTGGAGCGACGCAACAACCTGATCGCAGCCGGAAAAGAGGATCTGGCGCAAAATATTCCGATCACCGATTTTACCGAGGAATACTGGCGCGAACGGGTCGCTCCGCTGAAGGCCAAGTTTGACGAATACCTGGCCATCACCTCGGAGATGGAGGTGCAATTGGCCGAGCTGGAAGGGGAGGTCCCCGATGCGACGATTGAGAAGTTCGAAAAGGATGTGAAGCGCTTCCGGACTCTCTTGCCAAAGTTTGTCGAGCAATACCCGGTCTATGTGGAAAAACTGCAGAACTGGGAACAATTTGAGCCGGTGCCGATGTATCGTTCCGTTTTTGCCTTCCTTTTTGGCAAGCGTTGGTTGACGGGGACGAGTTGGCAGGAGTTTTACGGGATTCTTCCGCTTCTATCGGGATCGTTTCTGATCGCCGTGATCGCGATCGCGATTTCGGTTCCTTTCAGTGTGGGGGCGGCCATTTACGTCAATCAAATCGCCACCAAGAAAGAGCAGAATTTTATCAAACCGTATATCGAGTTCATTGAGGCACTGCCCTCGATCGTCCTTGGTTTTTTCGGAATCGTGGTTTTCGGGGAGGTGCTGCAGAATCTTTTGGGGCTCGAGCAACGCTTGAATGCCTTCGTCGCCGGGGTTCTCTTGGCCCTGATGGCGGTGCCGACCATTTTCACACTCACTGAAGATGCCATCAACAACGTCCCACGAGCGTTCAAGGAATCCTCCTTTGCGATGGGGGCGACCTCCTTGCAAACGACGATCCGGGTCATCGTTCCGACTGCACTCTCCGGGATCATCTCGGCCTGCCTGCTTGGATTTGGACGAGTGATCGGTGAGACCATGGTGGTGCTTCTGGTCGCGGGGAATCGAATCAAAATTCCGGATTTGGGCCTCGGCCCGGCCGTGATCTTTGAGCCGGTTCATACGATGACAGGAATTATCGCCCAAGAGCTTCCGGAAGTGGTGAACGGAAGCCTCCACTACCGTGCTTTGTTCATGGTGGGGATCGTGCTCTTCTTTATCGCTCTTTTAATTAACTTTATCGCCCAAAAAGTGGTGAAACGCTTCAAAGTCTCGGCTGACTGA
- a CDS encoding GAF domain-containing protein produces MASNTGDTDNRGIESLYRISSLVGETEDPQDALEVILDEMVRVFRASSASVALIHPDSRELRIEAASGLPITVKDFPLKLGVGVTGWVALHGEPLLIQDTRNDPRYVALREDVLSELAVPMEDKGRVIGVLNLDSNQPNTFSEDDVLLLRLLTREATRAIQQLWAVRQLRVTARQMETLLRVGQSIVSKKDLNTVLDAIASATRDLIDARFAAIFLLDDSGEFLELHSIRGDGWDDPYQEKLSLDESSVGTAIRHQRQVEVLDLARTEEHHFVPVVQKFGLISMLATPLSFENQGIGVLCAYTDSLHRFNNDEKKVMKGLASLGAVAIENSRLYRRIFETEESLNRNDKLTTLGLLSAEIAHEIRNPLTVMQLLFKSVDFDFEEEDPRHEDIRIIGEKISQLEDIVGRVLDFGKSGDGMRGRFKVESIVRETLQLVRMKLFQADVRLVYSSHPDVRESEVNVNKGQIQQALLNLIINAVDAMTGGGEIRIRLDPEEGNRVRISIADTGCGIDPEIGDRIFESFLTGRKNGSGLGLSIAKRIVRSHRGDIHLSWTGASGTCFELWLPLLHGGN; encoded by the coding sequence ATGGCGAGCAATACAGGGGACACGGACAATCGGGGAATCGAATCTCTGTACCGGATTAGCAGTCTGGTCGGGGAAACTGAGGATCCACAGGATGCCTTGGAGGTCATTCTTGACGAAATGGTCAGGGTTTTTCGGGCCAGCAGTGCCTCCGTCGCACTGATTCATCCAGATAGCCGCGAGCTGCGGATCGAGGCGGCCAGTGGACTTCCGATCACGGTAAAGGACTTTCCGCTCAAGCTGGGAGTCGGGGTGACTGGCTGGGTTGCGCTCCATGGGGAGCCGTTGTTGATTCAAGATACCCGCAATGATCCGCGCTACGTCGCCCTGCGGGAGGACGTGCTCAGCGAGCTCGCCGTACCGATGGAGGACAAGGGGAGGGTGATCGGTGTCCTCAACCTGGATAGCAACCAACCGAATACCTTTTCAGAGGACGATGTGCTCCTCCTGCGTCTGCTGACGCGAGAAGCGACGCGGGCGATTCAACAACTCTGGGCGGTGCGGCAATTGCGGGTCACGGCCCGCCAGATGGAGACCCTCTTGCGGGTTGGCCAATCGATTGTCTCGAAAAAGGATCTGAACACGGTTCTCGATGCGATTGCCTCCGCGACCCGGGATCTGATCGATGCCCGGTTTGCCGCGATTTTCCTCCTCGACGATTCAGGGGAGTTCCTCGAACTGCACTCAATCCGGGGAGACGGTTGGGATGATCCCTACCAGGAGAAACTCTCCCTCGATGAGAGTTCGGTGGGGACGGCGATTCGGCACCAACGTCAAGTCGAGGTCCTCGACCTGGCGAGGACGGAAGAGCACCACTTCGTTCCCGTCGTTCAGAAGTTTGGTCTCATCTCGATGCTGGCGACTCCCTTGTCCTTTGAGAACCAGGGGATTGGGGTGTTGTGTGCTTACACTGATTCCCTTCATCGCTTCAACAATGATGAGAAAAAGGTGATGAAGGGGCTGGCTAGCCTGGGGGCTGTGGCCATTGAGAATTCACGCCTGTATCGCCGGATTTTCGAGACGGAGGAGTCCCTGAATCGTAATGATAAATTGACGACACTGGGACTGCTTTCGGCCGAGATTGCTCACGAAATCCGCAATCCTTTGACCGTGATGCAGCTTCTCTTTAAATCGGTGGATTTTGATTTCGAAGAGGAGGATCCACGCCATGAGGATATCCGCATTATTGGCGAAAAAATTTCCCAACTCGAAGATATTGTCGGCCGGGTTCTCGACTTTGGGAAGTCAGGAGATGGGATGCGGGGCCGTTTTAAGGTGGAGTCGATTGTTCGCGAGACCCTTCAGCTCGTGCGGATGAAGCTCTTTCAGGCGGATGTGCGACTTGTGTATTCCTCTCATCCCGACGTGCGTGAGAGTGAGGTCAACGTCAATAAGGGCCAGATTCAACAGGCCTTGCTGAATCTCATCATCAACGCGGTCGACGCCATGACCGGAGGCGGAGAGATTCGGATTCGTCTCGATCCCGAAGAGGGGAATCGCGTGAGAATCTCGATTGCCGACACCGGTTGCGGAATCGACCCGGAAATCGGCGACCGAATCTTTGAGTCTTTCCTCACCGGACGGAAAAACGGATCCGGACTGGGCCTCTCCATTGCCAAACGAATTGTTCGCTCTCATCGGGGGGATATCCATCTCTCCTGGACCGGGGCCAGCGGCACCTGTTTCGAGCTCTGGCTTCCCCTGTTGCACGGCGGGAATTGA
- a CDS encoding D-glycero-alpha-D-manno-heptose-1,7-bisphosphate 7-phosphatase, whose product MEPGKKAVFLDRDDTLIHNVPYLADPSKVDPIPGASEALQRLRDAGYLLFLFTNQSGIGRGYYQRADAEACNRETEKRLGLSPGFEGICIAPESPDDPEPVYRKPSPRYLEEMISLHGLDPEQVWMVGDKESDVEAGRRAGVNSARIGKSRDAEGDGVPTFASVLHFTDWLLALSGETTED is encoded by the coding sequence ATGGAGCCTGGAAAGAAGGCGGTGTTTTTGGACAGGGATGACACCTTGATCCACAATGTGCCGTATTTGGCGGATCCGTCGAAGGTCGATCCGATTCCCGGGGCTTCCGAGGCTTTGCAGCGCTTGCGGGATGCGGGTTACCTACTCTTTCTCTTTACCAATCAGAGCGGGATTGGTCGGGGATATTACCAGAGGGCGGACGCGGAGGCCTGTAATCGGGAGACTGAAAAACGGTTGGGACTCTCCCCCGGATTCGAGGGGATTTGCATCGCTCCAGAGTCTCCGGATGATCCCGAGCCGGTTTATCGAAAACCCTCTCCACGCTATCTTGAGGAAATGATCAGCCTCCATGGGCTGGATCCGGAACAGGTCTGGATGGTAGGTGACAAAGAAAGTGACGTGGAGGCGGGGCGGCGGGCCGGGGTGAACAGTGCCCGCATCGGAAAATCACGGGATGCAGAGGGCGACGGCGTTCCGACCTTTGCCTCGGTCTTGCATTTTACTGACTGGCTCCTTGCCTTGTCGGGAGAAACTACGGAGGACTAA
- the pstB gene encoding phosphate ABC transporter ATP-binding protein PstB, whose translation MKEQESDAATVDTAKPSVIEVNDFSFAYGEKQALFNIDMSMNEKEVTAFIGPSGCGKSTLLRCLNRMNDLVPIAKITSGNIEIGGVDINHQDVDVIELRKRVGMVFQKSNPFPKSIYENIAYGLRIQGINKRSRLDEVVERCLRGAALWSEVKDRLNDSALGMSGGQQQRLCIARALAVEPDILLMDEPCSALDPIATAKVEELISELKEQYTIVIVTHNMQQATRVSDKTAFFYLGKLIEYDMTEKIFMNPKEEQTEAYVSGRFG comes from the coding sequence ATGAAAGAACAAGAATCTGACGCCGCTACCGTCGATACCGCCAAACCCTCCGTAATTGAGGTCAATGACTTTAGTTTTGCCTATGGCGAAAAGCAGGCACTCTTCAACATCGACATGTCGATGAATGAGAAGGAAGTCACTGCCTTCATCGGACCCTCGGGCTGCGGGAAAAGTACTCTCCTGCGTTGCCTCAACCGGATGAACGATCTGGTCCCAATCGCGAAGATTACCTCCGGAAATATTGAGATTGGCGGAGTCGACATCAACCATCAGGACGTCGACGTCATCGAACTCCGTAAGCGGGTGGGGATGGTCTTCCAGAAGTCGAATCCGTTCCCGAAGTCGATTTACGAGAACATCGCTTACGGTCTGCGGATCCAGGGCATCAACAAGCGCTCCCGCCTCGATGAAGTGGTCGAACGCTGCCTCCGCGGCGCCGCACTCTGGAGTGAAGTGAAGGACCGCTTGAATGACAGTGCTTTGGGAATGTCCGGAGGGCAGCAACAGCGCCTCTGCATCGCCCGCGCACTTGCGGTTGAGCCGGACATTCTCCTCATGGATGAGCCTTGCTCGGCCTTGGACCCGATCGCCACGGCAAAGGTCGAGGAGCTGATCTCCGAGTTGAAAGAGCAGTATACGATCGTCATCGTCACCCACAACATGCAGCAAGCCACTCGCGTTTCCGATAAAACTGCGTTCTTCTATCTCGGTAAACTGATCGAGTATGATATGACCGAGAAAATTTTCATGAACCCGAAGGAAGAACAGACCGAAGCCTATGTTTCCGGTCGGTTTGGTTGA